The DNA region CCGTCAAACCCTGAACAATACCGAGTATAATGTTTTTCATCGTGTGAATTACCCCCTGAGACCTAAATATTTATTCAATGATAAAAATTATATCAAAAATTTTTCATTAGTACAATTTTTTATAGTTTCTTTCAATCTTCTGCTACTTTAACTAATTTTTCTTCTTTTCTTTTTTCGCTTTTAGTCAAAAGTTTGTTAGGTAAGATCAAATTCAAAACGATTCCTACAAGTGAACTAAGTGCTACTCCCGCCATTTCGAAGGTGCCTACCTTAATTTTCACTCCTCCAAGACCTATGGTTAACATTATAGCAATTATCATCAATACTTTTGGGTTATCGAAATTTACTCTTGATTTGGCAAGTGTCTTTACTCCCACTGAAGCTATCATACCAAAAAGTATAAAACTAACTCCTCCTATTACTGCATTTGGAATTGTTTGAAGAAATAAACCCGCATGATTGAAAAAAGAAAATATTATTGCAAGAACAGCTGCTATTCTTAAAGTTTGAGGATTATAATTTTTTGTAACTGCTAATACACCAGTATTTTCTCCGTATGTTGTATTAGGAACCGATCCTATAAAACCTGCAACCATAGTAGCTAAACCATCTCCTATGAGTGTTCTATTTAAACCAGGATCTTTTATAAAATCTTTTCCAACTACATTTCCATTTGTTGTAATATCTCCAATATGTTCCATAAAAGTAGCAAGTACTACTGGAGCGATCATTAATATTGCGTCTAATCTAAATTTTGGGAGAATAAAATTAGGGATTCCAAATATCATATCTGTTTGTAACAATGAAAAATCAACTGTCCCAGATATTGCGGCAACCATATAACCTGCGAATATTCCTAAAATTACTGATAGATTACTCAAAAAACCTTTTGTTAAAGTCGCAATCAACAAAGCAGTTGTTAGTGAAAC from Petrotoga sp. 9PWA.NaAc.5.4 includes:
- a CDS encoding uracil-xanthine permease family protein — its product is MKNFILGFQHLLAAFGATVLVPLLVGLDPKVALFSAGVGTLIFHFCTKFKVPVFLGSSFAFIAPLIAVFSQTGDYAYAAGGVIVAGSLYLLFALIVKKVGIDKVSKLFPPYVIGTMIIIIGMTLAPTAVSMASENWGIALVSLTTALLIATLTKGFLSNLSVILGIFAGYMVAAISGTVDFSLLQTDMIFGIPNFILPKFRLDAILMIAPVVLATFMEHIGDITTNGNVVGKDFIKDPGLNRTLIGDGLATMVAGFIGSVPNTTYGENTGVLAVTKNYNPQTLRIAAVLAIIFSFFNHAGLFLQTIPNAVIGGVSFILFGMIASVGVKTLAKSRVNFDNPKVLMIIAIMLTIGLGGVKIKVGTFEMAGVALSSLVGIVLNLILPNKLLTKSEKRKEEKLVKVAED